A single Pirellulales bacterium DNA region contains:
- a CDS encoding LssY C-terminal domain-containing protein, translating to MDVGDAIFLPVTLLRCDDHLRPDEEIIGDDLRLDVIDTLGKAGQLTEVFQVTGVGATLDGRNGGGDRYSTDGELTIAMVSPGNKAQSGPPKVRLNPPAIQAKNDFMSMLRPLVK from the coding sequence ATCGATGTAGGCGATGCGATCTTCCTTCCGGTAACGCTTCTGCGATGCGACGATCACCTTCGCCCAGACGAAGAAATAATCGGCGACGATCTCCGCCTTGATGTGATCGACACGCTCGGCAAGGCCGGACAGTTGACCGAAGTGTTTCAGGTGACCGGCGTCGGCGCCACGCTCGATGGCCGCAACGGCGGCGGCGACCGCTATTCTACCGATGGCGAGCTGACGATCGCGATGGTGTCGCCCGGCAACAAGGCGCAGTCGGGGCCGCCCAAGGTGCGGCTGAACCCGCCCGCCATTCAAGCCAAAAACGACTTCATGTCGATGCTCCGGCCGCTGGTGAAATAG